A stretch of the Dioscorea cayenensis subsp. rotundata cultivar TDr96_F1 chromosome 4, TDr96_F1_v2_PseudoChromosome.rev07_lg8_w22 25.fasta, whole genome shotgun sequence genome encodes the following:
- the LOC120259128 gene encoding lipid droplet phospholipase 1-like isoform X2 yields the protein MELFGSIIFVAGSYCYHGSWDSCTTDWKFAADQFVRELPDKVIVHCSERNMYKLTLDGVDIMGERLAEEVVEVINRRPEARKISFIAHSVGGLVVRYAIGRLYRPSRRKAGEDLSRGVSDDISRGTICGLEAMNFITVATPHLGSRGNKQVPFLFGFTAIEKVASSVIHLIFRRTGRHLFLNDNDEGKPPLLKRMLDDCGELYFMSALQAFKRRVAYANVGYDHIVGWRTSSIRRNSELPKWKDSICEKYPHIVYEEISEGKDSDKCTEDAMTVGNCDALEEELVTGLTRVSWERVDVSFHTSKLRFAAHSVIQVKDITMHSEGADVIQHMIDHFLN from the exons ATGGAGCTCTTCGGTTCAATCATCTTCGTCGCCGGATCATATTGTTATCATGGTTCATGGGATTCTTG CACTACTGACTGGAAATTTGCCGCTGACCAGTTTGTAAGAGAACTTCCGGACAAAGTAATAGTTCATT GTAGTGAACGTAACATGTATAAGCTAACCTTAGATGGCGTTGATATTATGGGTGAACGATTAGCTGAAGAG GTGGTTGAGGTCATCAACAGAAGACCAGAAGCTAGAAAGATTTCTTTTATTGCACACTCTGTTGGTGGATTGGTTGTGAGATATGCAATTGGGAGGCTTTATAGGCCTTCTAGAAGAAAAGCTGGAGAGGACCTTTCACGTGGTGTAAGTGATGACATTTCTAGAGGTACAATATGTGGTTTGGAGGCTATGAATTTTATAACAGTTGCGACACCTCATCTTGGTTCTAGGGGGAACAAACAG GTGCCATTTCTTTTTGGGTTCACTGCCATTGAAAAAGTTGCTTCTAGTGTTATTCATTTGATATTCAGAAGAACTGGCAGGCATCTCTTTCTTAATGATAATGATGAGGGAAAACCTCCATTGTTGAAGCGAATGTTGGATGACTGTGGTGAACTGTATTTTAT GTCTGCACTGCAGGCATTCAAACGCCGGGTGGCATACGCTAATGTTGGTTATGATC ATATAGTGGGCTGGAGAACATCTTCTATTAGGCGCAACTCTGAATTGCCAAAG TGGAAGGATTCTATATGTGAAAAGTATCCACATATAGTGTATGAAGAAATATCTGAAGGAAAGGATTCTGATAAGTGTACTGAGGATGCTATGACAGTTGGCAATTGCGATGCTTTAGAAG AAGAGCTGGTGACTGGTCTCACACGTGTGTCATGGGAACGCGTAGATGTTAGTTTTCACACGAGTAAGCTGAGGTTTGCCGCACATAGTGTCATtcag GTTAAAGATATCACCATGCATTCAGAAGGTGCAGATGTCATCCAACACATGATTGACCAtttccttaattaa
- the LOC120259594 gene encoding deSI-like protein At4g17486 isoform X2 has translation MRLLLPGCSSMKERSNGGGEGGRTHCYLNVYDLTPINNYLYWFGLGIFHSGIEVHGMEYGFGAHEFPTSGVFEVEPKSCPGFVYRRTVWLGTTNMSRTEFRSFMEHLAGKYHGDTYHLISKNCNHFTDDVCKQLTGKAIPGWVNRLARLGPFCHCLLPESIQVTSVRRLPDIPMDSEDESISIASSAMEDSDEEGLDHHLLTTPNSDPGYSRDKVLRLAREAQ, from the exons ATGCGGCTGCTTCTACCCGGGTGTTCGTCGATGAAGGAGCGGAGCAATGGCGGAGGAGAGGGCGGGAGAACCCATTGCTATTTGAACGTATATGATTTAACACCGATTAATAACTACCTTTATTGGTTTGGCCTCGGCATCTTCCATTCCGGGATCGAAG TGCATGGCATGGAGTATGGATTTGGAGCCCATGAATTCCCAACAAGTGGTGTGTTCGAAGTTGAGCCAAAAAGCTGCCCTGGTTTTGTATATAGACGGACTGTGTGGCTGGGCACCACTAACATGTCTCGGACAGAGTTCCGGTCCTTCATGGAGCACCTTGCTGGAAAATATCATGGTGATACCTACCATTTGATTTCCAAGAACTGCAACCACTTCACTGATGATGTTTGTAAGCAGTTGACTGGGAAGGCTATCCCAGGATGGGTAAATCGCCTTGCAAGATTAG GTCCTTTCTGCCATTGTCTCCTACCAGAGAGTATACAGGTTACATCAGTCAGACGCTTGCCTGACATACCAATGGACTCTG AGGATGAGTCAATATCCATTGCTTCATCAGCCATGGAGGATAGTGATGAGGAAGGGCTTGATCACCACCTGCTAACCACACCGAATAGTGATCCCGGGTATTCTAGAGACAAAGTTTTGAGGCTTGCAAGAGAAGCCCAATGA
- the LOC120259594 gene encoding deSI-like protein At4g17486 isoform X1 encodes MRLLLPGCSSMKERSNGGGEGGRTHCYLNVYDLTPINNYLYWFGLGIFHSGIEVHGMEYGFGAHEFPTSGVFEVEPKSCPGFVYRRTVWLGTTNMSRTEFRSFMEHLAGKYHGDTYHLISKNCNHFTDDVCKQLTGKAIPGWVNRLARLVSGPFCHCLLPESIQVTSVRRLPDIPMDSEDESISIASSAMEDSDEEGLDHHLLTTPNSDPGYSRDKVLRLAREAQ; translated from the exons ATGCGGCTGCTTCTACCCGGGTGTTCGTCGATGAAGGAGCGGAGCAATGGCGGAGGAGAGGGCGGGAGAACCCATTGCTATTTGAACGTATATGATTTAACACCGATTAATAACTACCTTTATTGGTTTGGCCTCGGCATCTTCCATTCCGGGATCGAAG TGCATGGCATGGAGTATGGATTTGGAGCCCATGAATTCCCAACAAGTGGTGTGTTCGAAGTTGAGCCAAAAAGCTGCCCTGGTTTTGTATATAGACGGACTGTGTGGCTGGGCACCACTAACATGTCTCGGACAGAGTTCCGGTCCTTCATGGAGCACCTTGCTGGAAAATATCATGGTGATACCTACCATTTGATTTCCAAGAACTGCAACCACTTCACTGATGATGTTTGTAAGCAGTTGACTGGGAAGGCTATCCCAGGATGGGTAAATCGCCTTGCAAGATTAG TTTCAGGTCCTTTCTGCCATTGTCTCCTACCAGAGAGTATACAGGTTACATCAGTCAGACGCTTGCCTGACATACCAATGGACTCTG AGGATGAGTCAATATCCATTGCTTCATCAGCCATGGAGGATAGTGATGAGGAAGGGCTTGATCACCACCTGCTAACCACACCGAATAGTGATCCCGGGTATTCTAGAGACAAAGTTTTGAGGCTTGCAAGAGAAGCCCAATGA
- the LOC120259128 gene encoding putative lipase ROG1 isoform X1 has protein sequence MGDDRGVCLEESLTGGMDVWSSSVQSSSSPDHIVIMVHGILGSTTDWKFAADQFVRELPDKVIVHCSERNMYKLTLDGVDIMGERLAEEVVEVINRRPEARKISFIAHSVGGLVVRYAIGRLYRPSRRKAGEDLSRGVSDDISRGTICGLEAMNFITVATPHLGSRGNKQVPFLFGFTAIEKVASSVIHLIFRRTGRHLFLNDNDEGKPPLLKRMLDDCGELYFMSALQAFKRRVAYANVGYDHIVGWRTSSIRRNSELPKWKDSICEKYPHIVYEEISEGKDSDKCTEDAMTVGNCDALEEELVTGLTRVSWERVDVSFHTSKLRFAAHSVIQVKDITMHSEGADVIQHMIDHFLN, from the exons ATGGGGGACGATCGAGGTGTCTGCTTGGAGGAGTCTTTGACCGGGGGAATGGATGTATGGAGCTCTTCGGTTCAATCATCTTCGTCGCCGGATCATATTGTTATCATGGTTCATGGGATTCTTGGAAG CACTACTGACTGGAAATTTGCCGCTGACCAGTTTGTAAGAGAACTTCCGGACAAAGTAATAGTTCATT GTAGTGAACGTAACATGTATAAGCTAACCTTAGATGGCGTTGATATTATGGGTGAACGATTAGCTGAAGAG GTGGTTGAGGTCATCAACAGAAGACCAGAAGCTAGAAAGATTTCTTTTATTGCACACTCTGTTGGTGGATTGGTTGTGAGATATGCAATTGGGAGGCTTTATAGGCCTTCTAGAAGAAAAGCTGGAGAGGACCTTTCACGTGGTGTAAGTGATGACATTTCTAGAGGTACAATATGTGGTTTGGAGGCTATGAATTTTATAACAGTTGCGACACCTCATCTTGGTTCTAGGGGGAACAAACAG GTGCCATTTCTTTTTGGGTTCACTGCCATTGAAAAAGTTGCTTCTAGTGTTATTCATTTGATATTCAGAAGAACTGGCAGGCATCTCTTTCTTAATGATAATGATGAGGGAAAACCTCCATTGTTGAAGCGAATGTTGGATGACTGTGGTGAACTGTATTTTAT GTCTGCACTGCAGGCATTCAAACGCCGGGTGGCATACGCTAATGTTGGTTATGATC ATATAGTGGGCTGGAGAACATCTTCTATTAGGCGCAACTCTGAATTGCCAAAG TGGAAGGATTCTATATGTGAAAAGTATCCACATATAGTGTATGAAGAAATATCTGAAGGAAAGGATTCTGATAAGTGTACTGAGGATGCTATGACAGTTGGCAATTGCGATGCTTTAGAAG AAGAGCTGGTGACTGGTCTCACACGTGTGTCATGGGAACGCGTAGATGTTAGTTTTCACACGAGTAAGCTGAGGTTTGCCGCACATAGTGTCATtcag GTTAAAGATATCACCATGCATTCAGAAGGTGCAGATGTCATCCAACACATGATTGACCAtttccttaattaa
- the LOC120258474 gene encoding protein ARABIDILLO 1-like has product MSRRVRRRTNLCDAADKAAIIPLAIAASPEDEVPASAPVPFPAPSSFVNWTSLPDDTVVQLFSCLNYRDRASLSSTCRSWHHLGASPCLWTSLDLRAHRCGPETAIALARRCVALRRLRFRGADSATSVIHLHARDLREISGDGCRDITDATLSVLAARHEALENLQIGPEPCQRITSDAVRHVALCCSGLRRLRLSGVREIDGDAVNALARHCTCLEEVAFIDCGAVDETALGSVTSIRFLSLAGSGNLKWSSAAVSLSKLPNLVGLDVSRTDASPGAVSRLLSSSKSLKVLCALNCAALEEEWNHNETAFSNKKGKLLAALFTDVFKGVASLFVDITASNDRAVFGEWRDWTSSDKGLDDIMEWLEWILSHCLLRMAETNPAGMDEFWLKQGTALLLSLAKSTQEDVQEKAAFGLATFVVIDDENATVDPARAEAVMMDGGIPLLLDLAKSSREGVQSEAAKAIANLSVNSKVAKTVADEGGISILAELARSMNRFVAEEAAGGLWNLSVGEEHKAAIAEAGGVKALVDLIFKWPSGIDGVLERAAGALANLAADEICSMEVAAAGGVHALVMLARSCKVEGVQEQAARALANLAAHGDSNSNNAAVGQEAGALEALVQLTCSQNEGVRQEAAGALWNLSFDDRNREAIAAAGGVEALVALAQACSNGSQGLQERAAGALWGLSVSEANSIAIGREGGVAPLIELARSDAQDVHETAAGALWNLAFNPGNALRIVEEGGVPALVHLCSSSGSKMARFMAALALAYMFDGRMDEIALVGSSSEGTSKSVNLDGARRMALKHIESFVLSFSDSHLFSMAVASSGPGALTQIGEAARIQEAGHLRCSGAEIGRFVAMLRNASPILRSCAAFALLQFTIPGGRHAVHHASLLQKVGAWRVLRKAGAATTAPIEAKVFAKVVSSYLKDNMGDPV; this is encoded by the exons ATGAGCCGGAGGGTGCGGCGGCGCACTAACCTTTGCGACGCTGCCGATAAGGCTGCGATCATCCCCTTGGCAATCGCTGCTTCCCCGGAGGATGAAGTTCCCGCTTCCGCTCCTGTTCCCTTCCCGGCCCCATCTTCTTTCGTTAACTGGACCTCCCTCCCTGACGACACAGTTGTCCAGCTCTTCTCCTGCCTCAACTACCGTGACCGCGCCAGCCTCTCCTCTACCTGCCGCTCATGGCACCATCTTGGTGCCTCACCGTGTCTTTGGACCTCTCTTGACCTCCGTGCGCATCGCTGTGGCCCAGAGACTGCGATAGCGTTGGCGAGGCGTTGTGTGGCCCTACGCCGCCTCCGCTTCCGTGGCGCGGATTCCGCCACTAGCGTCATCCACCTTCACGCTCGCGACTTGCGCGAGATCTCCGGCGATGGGTGTCGCGACATCACCGATGCCACCCTCTCGGTTCTAGCTGCACGCCACGAGGCCCTCGAAAATCTCCAGATCGGACCCGAGCCATGCCAGCGCATCACCTCTGACGCCGTCCGCCATGTTGCTCTTTGCTGTAGTGGGCTCCGCCGCCTGCGGCTTTCTGGCGTCCGCGAGATCGATGGTGATGCTGTCAATGCCCTTGCTCGGCACTGCACTTGCCTGGAAGAGGTCGCGTTTATTGATTGCGGGGCCGTCGACGAGACGGCGCTTGGTAGCGTGACTTCAATTCGGTTCCTCTCCCTCGCCGGGTCTGGGAATCTCAAATGGTCATCCGCCGCTGTTTCTTTGAGCAAGCTACCAAACCTCGTTGGTCTCGATGTGTCCCGCACTGATGCTTCACCCGGTGCTGTCTCGAGGCTTCTCTCATCCTCAAAGAGCTTGAAGGTCCTTTGCGCACTCAACTGTGCTGCGCTAGAGGAGGAGTGGAACCACAATGAGACGGCGTTCAGTAACAAAAAGGGCAAGCTTTTGGCCGCCCTATTTACAGATGTATTCAAAGGCGTCGCCTCCTTATTTGTCGACATAACTGCATCTAATGACAGAGCTGTGTTCGGGGAGTGGAGGGACTGGACGAGCAGTGACAAAGGTTTGGATGATATCATGGAGTGGCTTGAATGGATCCTATCACACTGTCTCCTGCGTATGGCAGAGACTAACCCAGCTGGGATGGATGAGTTCTGGTTGAAACAGGGAACTGCACTGTTGCTCAGCTTGGCAAAGAGTACGCAAGAAGATGTTCAGGAGAAGGCGGCGTTTGGGCTGGCTACATTCGTTGTGATTGACGATGAGAATGCTACCGTGGACCCTGCAAGAGCGGAGGCAGTGATGATGGATGGTGGGATTCCTTTGCTTTTGGATCTCGCAAAGTCCTCTCGAGAAGGTGTGCAGTCTGAGGCTGCCAAG GCTATTGCAAATCTTTCTGTGAATTCCAAAGTTGCGAAAACTGTAGCTGATGAGGGAGGCATTAGTATTCTCGCTGAGTTGGCGAGGTCCATGAACAGATTCGTTGCTGAAGAGGCTGCTGGCGGGCTTTGGAATCTTTCTGTTGGAGAAGAGCACAAG GCAGCAATTGCAGAGGCTGGTGGAGTTAAAGCTCTGGTTGATCTGATATTCAAATGGCCTTCTGGCATTGATGGAGTCCTG GAACGTGCAGCCGGGGCACTCGCAAATTTGGCTGCTGATGAGATATGCAGCATGGAGGTTGCAGCAGCAGGAGGGGTTCATGCTTTGGTCATGCTTGCTCGATCATGCAAAGTGGAGGGAGTGCAGGAACAG GCTGCTCGAGCCCTAGCTAATTTAGCTGCTCATGGAGACAGCAACAGTAATAATGCTGCTGTTGGTCAAGAGGCAGGTGCACTTGAGGCACTTGTGCAGCTAACCTGTTCCCAAAATGAAGGCGTAAG ACAAGAAGCAGCTGGTGCTCTATGGAACTTATCATTTGATGATAGAAATCGAGAAGCTATTGCTGCAGCTGGAGGGGTTGAAGCCTTG GTAGCACTTGCTCAAGCATGTTCCAATGGTTCCCAAGGTCTTCAAGAAAGGGCAGCAGGTGCTTTATGGGGTTTGTCAGTTTCAGAAGCTAATAG CATTGCTATTGGCCGTGAAGGTGGTGTTGCTCCTCTCATAGAATTGGCTCGGTCGGATGCTCAA GATGTTCATGAGACTGCTGCTGGTGCACTTTGGAATCTTGCCTTTAACCCCGGTAATGCTCTCCGGATAGTTGAAGAAGGGGGAGTTCCAGCTCTTGTACACCTCTGTTCATCATCAGGCTCTAAGATGGCTCGCTTCATGGCAGCATTGGCGCTTGCTTACATGTTTGATGGAAG GATGGATGAAATTGCTTTAGTAGGCTCATCGTCAGAAGGAACCTCGAAGAGTGTTAATTTGGATGGTGCTAGAAGGATGGCATTGAAGCATATTGAATCTTTTGTGCTAAGTTTTTCAGATTCCCACTTGTTCTCTATGGCTGTTGCATCCTCCGGGCCTGGTGCATTGACACAAATAGGTGAAGCAGCACGCATACAAGAGGCAGGCCATCTGAGATGCAG TGGTGCAGAGATTGGGAGGTTTGTTGCCATGCTTCGAAATGCTTCTCCCATTCTTAGATCATGTGCTGCATTTGCTCTTCTTCAG TTCACAATCCCTGGAGGTAGGCATGCTGTCCACCATGCAAGCCTTTTGCAGAAAGTCGGAGCTTGGAGGGTCCTGCGCAAGGCTGGTGCTGCCACGACAGCTCCTATAGAAGCCAAAGTATTTGCCAAGGTAGTAAGCAGTTACCTGAAAGATAACATGGGGGATCCAGTTTAA
- the LOC120259111 gene encoding nudix hydrolase 8-like, producing the protein MEKVFDTKLEVLLLGMICKKPFPGCQVGAKNLQWNCHHHQQRGYLLKASCSIASTSTEDTDAIIPIKPLKSRINGNIFAYPWASTRKAIVLDASEDKYGGMVINTDELPRNSFAFASILHVSLSQWKLEGKKGVWLKLPLERSELVPIAVKEGFKYHHAEESYVMLTYWIPEGPCMLPANASHQVGVGGFIINEKDEVLVVQEKYCSSTSEGVWKLPTGFIHESEDIFTGAVREVKEETGIDTEFVEVVAFRHAHQVAFEKSDLLFICLLRPLSNQIEVDGLEIQAAKWIPVAEFIEQPCIQDDNMFKKIIDICMARLRKRFCGLLPHHCISKFDGKTSCLYYNVTDQPQDFNCQGV; encoded by the exons ATGGAGAAGGTGTTTGACACTAAACTGGAGGTGCTGTTACTGGGAATGATATGCAAGAAACCATTCCCTGGTTGTCAAGTTGGTGCAAAGAACTTGCAATGGAAttgccaccaccaccaacaaagAG GATACCTGCTGAAAGCTTCTTGTTCAATTGCTAGTACTTCAACTGAAGATACTGATGCAATAATTCCCATAAAGCCATTAAAGAGCAGGATTAATGGAAATATCTTTGCATATCCATGGGCATCCACCAGGAAAGCTATTGTTCTTGATGCTTCTGAAGACAAATATGGGGGCATGGTCATTAACACAGACGAGTTACCGAGGAATTCATTTGCCTTTGCTTCCATTCTTCATGTATCCCTCTCCCAATGGAAATTAGAG GGAAAGAAAGGGGTATGGCTCAAGCTACCATTAGAACGTTCGGAGCTCGTTCCTATTGCAGTTAAG GAAGGCTTTAAGTATCACCATGCAGAGGAATCATACGTGATGCTGACATATTGGATTCCTGAAGGGCCTTGCATGCTTCCTGCAAATGCTTCACATCAAGTTGGTGTTGGTGGTTTTATAATCAATGAGAAAGATGAG GTGCTTGTTGTGCAAGAAAAATATTGCTCATCAACATCAGAGGGTGTGTGGAAACTGCCCACAGGTTTTATACATGAG TCTGAGGATATCTTTACTGGAGCTGTAAGGGAAGTGAAAGAGGAAACTGGA ATTGATACGGAATTTGTTGAAGTTGTTGCTTTTAG GCATGCGCACCAGGTTGCTTTTGAAAAGTCTGATTTGCTCTTTATCTGTTTATTGAGACCTTTGTCAAACCAAATTGAAGTGGATGGACTGGAAATACAAGCTGCTAAG TGGATACCTGTTGCTGAATTCATTGAACAACCTTGCATTCAAGACGACAACATGTTCAAGAAAATCATCGACATCTGCATGGCACGTCTCAGAAAGCGATTCTGTGGATTACTACCTCACCATTGCATCTcaaaatttgatggaaaaacatCTTGTTTGTACTACAATGTGACAGATCAACCACAAGATTTCAATTGCCAGGGAGTCTGA